Proteins found in one Aneurinibacillus uraniidurans genomic segment:
- a CDS encoding methyl-accepting chemotaxis protein: MNELEIILEAMPILSKIFYEADIMIGISDKEKYVYYAKSQTLDAGVQLGQPILDYDALGMARDQRKVVTMVAPPEYGHPFRGVGLPLFDKDEVVGVMAMGISLEREFALGRMAETLSASLEQIAASVNEVNIMAQKLASTQEIMNTTAEQTKKHTDESGRIVDVIRNVSKQTNLLGLNAGIIAAKAQNEEGRSFQVVAKEIRNLSTNTGDAVSQIEDILEQMKKLSTELQQLSQSMTPIITSQASATTEINSTLEQLNTVAQQVVETAKKLSK; the protein is encoded by the coding sequence ATGAACGAGTTAGAGATTATTTTAGAGGCAATGCCCATCCTTTCAAAAATATTTTATGAAGCAGACATCATGATTGGGATTAGTGATAAGGAAAAGTACGTATACTACGCCAAGTCTCAGACGCTGGATGCGGGGGTACAACTTGGACAACCTATACTCGACTACGATGCGCTTGGTATGGCAAGAGATCAGCGGAAAGTTGTAACTATGGTTGCGCCTCCTGAGTATGGACATCCATTTCGAGGGGTTGGTCTCCCGCTTTTTGACAAGGATGAAGTAGTAGGTGTGATGGCAATGGGCATAAGTTTAGAGCGCGAATTTGCACTCGGTAGGATGGCGGAGACGCTTTCGGCATCTCTTGAACAAATCGCTGCAAGTGTAAACGAAGTGAATATAATGGCTCAGAAATTAGCTTCTACGCAAGAAATTATGAATACTACCGCAGAACAAACGAAAAAGCATACAGATGAGTCAGGAAGAATTGTCGATGTAATCCGTAACGTGTCAAAGCAGACCAATCTTCTCGGGTTAAATGCAGGTATTATTGCAGCTAAGGCACAGAACGAAGAAGGACGAAGCTTTCAAGTGGTAGCCAAAGAGATCCGCAACCTTTCTACGAATACAGGTGACGCGGTAAGTCAGATTGAAGACATTTTAGAACAGATGAAAAAACTATCGACTGAACTCCAGCAATTATCGCAAAGTATGACCCCGATTATTACATCGCAAGCTTCAGCTACAACAGAAATTAATAGTACGCTTGAGCAGTTAAATACGGTAGCTCAGCAAGTGGTCGAAACTGCAAAAAAGCTCTCCAAATAA
- a CDS encoding SWIM zinc finger family protein produces the protein MLSNQLSKETVDFIAREIAQSVELPIIKLGLHYRNQGHVYNVTVDDAAIHGIVQDKMAHRVSLDLDFLSYSSCTCHKSELCEHIIAVFFYAYAAFYNPRDYIHTLESAVKPAAKKAVSASLSLETGTVEQWQEHMQDLYSRQLTHTYNPFQYISDCLPTILASAKSWNKESKQLYTLYTLLFLLQKTEEAKQQIALASTFYQYQYTLVIDELLDRLFHVLNTLNIERLHQEYTPYLEPFIAILAKLCFPTTHSPIDWLTIYRFFWNTLLCQPAWIQAEITRLTQELKKKDMNSLQKDHTLLARVHFYVLAGQDEEALQQWEKTAAQKLENLLHYIHVFHQSNQWERMLVWLRTLRPYLSKADHEEFNFLCECWADTATELHIEEEYLMLLRSLLPQSTPFYMRYLFETERYKQWIDIHLALGASPLMMYKESLSKIEKYDSTLLLPLYHQAIERLILEKKRPAYKDSVKLLKKLRTYYRKLKQQPVWDTYITRLTERHARLRAFQEELQKGKLLP, from the coding sequence ATGCTGTCCAATCAGCTTTCTAAAGAAACCGTCGACTTTATAGCGAGAGAAATCGCACAGTCCGTGGAACTACCTATTATCAAACTCGGATTACATTATCGGAATCAAGGACACGTCTATAATGTTACGGTCGATGACGCAGCCATCCATGGTATTGTCCAGGACAAGATGGCTCACCGTGTTTCCCTTGATCTTGATTTCTTGTCATACAGCTCATGCACCTGTCATAAGTCAGAACTATGCGAACATATCATAGCTGTCTTTTTTTATGCATATGCGGCCTTTTATAACCCACGTGATTACATACACACACTTGAATCGGCTGTGAAGCCTGCAGCGAAAAAAGCTGTCTCAGCCTCTCTCTCTCTTGAAACAGGCACAGTAGAACAGTGGCAAGAGCACATGCAAGACCTATATAGTCGTCAGCTTACGCATACATATAACCCGTTTCAATATATCTCAGACTGCCTGCCTACTATTCTGGCAAGCGCTAAATCATGGAACAAAGAAAGCAAGCAATTATATACGTTGTACACTCTGTTGTTTCTTCTCCAAAAAACCGAAGAAGCCAAGCAGCAGATTGCGCTTGCTTCGACATTCTATCAGTACCAGTACACGCTCGTTATAGATGAATTATTGGATCGTCTGTTTCACGTACTCAATACGCTCAATATCGAGCGACTGCATCAGGAGTACACACCATACCTAGAGCCATTCATTGCAATTCTTGCAAAGCTGTGCTTCCCGACCACTCATAGTCCAATTGACTGGCTCACTATCTATCGTTTTTTTTGGAACACATTGCTATGCCAGCCAGCATGGATACAAGCCGAAATTACACGCTTAACGCAGGAATTGAAAAAGAAAGACATGAACTCGCTCCAAAAAGATCACACACTACTTGCACGCGTGCACTTCTATGTACTTGCCGGACAGGATGAGGAAGCTTTACAGCAATGGGAAAAAACTGCTGCACAAAAACTAGAAAACTTACTGCACTATATTCATGTCTTTCATCAGTCGAACCAATGGGAGCGTATGCTTGTCTGGCTGCGCACACTGCGCCCTTATTTATCCAAAGCCGACCACGAAGAATTCAACTTCCTCTGTGAATGCTGGGCCGATACTGCTACAGAACTGCACATAGAAGAAGAATACCTCATGCTTTTGCGCTCGTTGCTGCCGCAAAGCACCCCTTTTTACATGCGCTATCTATTTGAAACTGAACGATATAAACAGTGGATCGACATACATCTAGCTCTCGGAGCATCTCCGCTGATGATGTATAAAGAAAGTCTCAGCAAAATCGAAAAATATGATAGCACCCTTTTGCTGCCGCTTTATCATCAAGCCATTGAACGCCTCATCCTGGAGAAGAAGCGGCCCGCTTATAAGGATTCTGTGAAGCTATTAAAAAAGCTACGAACATACTATAGAAAACTCAAACAGCAGCCAGTCTGGGATACATACATAACCCGACTTACCGAACGACATGCTCGCTTGCGTGCGTTTCAGGAAGAGCTGCAGAAAGGAAAACTTCTGCCTTGA
- the pdhA gene encoding pyruvate dehydrogenase (acetyl-transferring) E1 component subunit alpha — MLIEKDMRARAAALTGRLEDVRIPELFQVITPDGEVQQGIENRIDPALMVRMYEQMTRARAFDRKAVILQRQGRIGTYAPFEGQEAAQVGSALALKEGDWMFPTYRDHAAILTHGQTLENLFLYWMGRMEGCMCPAGKNILPPSVPIATQMLHAAGAAWANKIKGEGAISIAYFGDGATSEGDFHEALNFAGVYQLPVLFFCQNNGYAISVPFQRQSASRTIVQRAAAYDIPGIRVDGNDIFAVWLAVREAIERAQAGRGPTLIEAVTFRYGAHTTADDPKKYRDQEVLAKEWREQRDPIERLQKFLIKKELWTEEKEQVLMNKLTDEIEAAFAKVEALPKTRPVDMFDHVYADVPWHITEQRQEFLSLQDEEGGHV, encoded by the coding sequence ATGTTGATTGAAAAAGATATGCGGGCTCGTGCGGCAGCGTTGACGGGTCGTCTAGAAGATGTTCGTATTCCGGAATTGTTTCAAGTGATTACACCAGATGGAGAGGTGCAGCAGGGGATTGAAAATAGAATCGATCCGGCTCTTATGGTACGCATGTATGAGCAGATGACACGAGCACGTGCATTTGATCGCAAGGCGGTCATTTTGCAGAGACAAGGTCGCATCGGGACATATGCGCCATTTGAAGGGCAGGAGGCAGCGCAGGTGGGGAGTGCGCTGGCACTCAAAGAAGGGGATTGGATGTTTCCGACGTATCGTGATCATGCGGCGATACTGACGCACGGGCAGACGCTTGAAAATTTGTTTTTGTACTGGATGGGTCGAATGGAAGGATGCATGTGTCCGGCTGGAAAGAACATCTTGCCGCCGTCTGTGCCGATTGCGACGCAGATGCTGCATGCGGCTGGTGCGGCCTGGGCGAATAAAATAAAAGGTGAGGGAGCAATCAGTATCGCGTATTTCGGAGACGGTGCCACGTCGGAAGGGGATTTTCATGAAGCACTAAATTTTGCGGGTGTCTATCAGCTTCCGGTTTTGTTTTTCTGTCAGAATAACGGGTATGCGATTAGTGTGCCGTTTCAACGGCAGTCTGCCTCGCGTACGATTGTCCAGCGTGCGGCAGCGTATGACATCCCGGGCATACGGGTGGACGGCAATGATATTTTTGCTGTATGGCTGGCGGTGAGAGAAGCGATCGAACGGGCGCAGGCAGGCAGGGGGCCGACACTTATCGAAGCGGTTACCTTTCGTTATGGCGCTCATACTACAGCGGATGATCCGAAGAAATATCGGGATCAGGAAGTACTAGCTAAAGAGTGGCGCGAACAGCGTGACCCGATTGAGCGGCTCCAGAAGTTTCTAATAAAGAAAGAATTATGGACGGAAGAGAAAGAACAGGTGCTTATGAACAAGCTTACGGACGAAATCGAAGCGGCATTCGCTAAAGTGGAAGCGTTACCAAAAACACGTCCAGTCGATATGTTTGATCACGTATATGCGGATGTACCGTGGCATATTACGGAACAGCGGCAAGAATTTCTCTCATTGCAGGATGAGGAGGGAGGACACGTATGA
- a CDS encoding methionine ABC transporter ATP-binding protein: MIEIQQVTKEYRGKKSTVKGVDDVTLTIKKGEIFGIIGYSGAGKSSLLRCLNMLETPTSGKILIDGVDITELKGKELRQERLKIGMIFQHFHLISSKTVTQNVAFALKAAGKSKEEIEKRVPELLELVGLGDKGNHYPAQLSGGQKQRVGIARALANNPKVLLCDEATSALDPSTTRSILALLKEINRTLGITIVLITHEMEVVKEICHRIAVMQNGKVIESGEVYELFARPVQPLTRDFIDTVLHFTLPEKLVENRQGTLVKINFQGEIAEKAVVSDVLKKFNVEGNILHGKIEYIQDEPLGIFIMELIGDSQEIARAIEHIRQRTAGLEVLADAA, translated from the coding sequence ATGATTGAAATCCAGCAGGTGACAAAAGAGTATAGAGGTAAGAAAAGTACAGTTAAAGGGGTCGACGATGTAACCCTTACAATCAAAAAAGGCGAAATTTTCGGGATTATTGGATATAGCGGTGCAGGGAAGAGTTCTCTTCTACGCTGCCTGAACATGCTGGAAACCCCAACGTCCGGCAAAATTTTGATCGATGGTGTCGACATTACGGAGCTGAAAGGGAAGGAATTACGACAGGAGCGTTTGAAAATCGGTATGATTTTTCAACACTTCCATCTGATCAGCTCTAAGACCGTTACGCAAAATGTGGCGTTTGCGCTTAAAGCTGCAGGGAAATCGAAAGAAGAAATTGAGAAACGTGTACCGGAATTGTTAGAACTTGTTGGGCTTGGAGACAAAGGGAATCATTATCCGGCACAGCTTTCCGGCGGTCAAAAACAGCGTGTTGGAATCGCCCGCGCATTGGCGAACAATCCGAAAGTATTGTTGTGCGATGAAGCGACATCAGCGCTTGATCCGAGCACAACGCGTTCGATTCTAGCCTTGCTTAAAGAAATCAACCGTACACTCGGGATTACAATCGTATTGATCACACACGAGATGGAAGTGGTCAAAGAGATCTGCCATCGCATTGCCGTCATGCAGAATGGAAAGGTGATTGAATCGGGCGAGGTGTATGAGTTGTTCGCTCGTCCGGTACAGCCGCTGACCCGTGATTTTATCGATACGGTTCTGCATTTTACCCTGCCGGAGAAACTGGTGGAAAACCGACAAGGAACGTTGGTTAAAATCAACTTCCAGGGCGAGATTGCGGAGAAGGCAGTCGTATCGGATGTGCTGAAAAAATTCAATGTAGAAGGCAATATCCTGCATGGCAAGATTGAATACATCCAGGATGAGCCGCTGGGGATTTTTATTATGGAACTGATTGGTGATTCGCAGGAGATCGCTCGTGCGATTGAACATATCCGGCAGCGTACAGCCGGACTGGAGGTGCTAGCAGATGCAGCTTAG
- a CDS encoding methionine ABC transporter permease, protein MQLSNLIDLLPEFGKAFGETFYMMAISVGVAFVVGIPLGVLLFITSKGLFLQNRFFNVVLGSLANIIRSVPYIILLVALIPLTKLLAGTTIGPGAASVSLSAAAIPFFARLVESSLREVDKGVIEAAIASGASPWLIIREVLLPEARPSIVLALTVTIISLLGYTAMAGIVGGGGIGDLAIRFGYYRFQTEVMVATVAILVILVQVIQFTGDRVARAIDKR, encoded by the coding sequence ATGCAGCTTAGTAATTTAATTGACTTGCTTCCGGAATTCGGAAAGGCATTTGGTGAGACGTTTTATATGATGGCCATATCCGTTGGTGTGGCATTTGTTGTGGGGATTCCACTAGGGGTATTGCTGTTTATCACGAGTAAGGGATTGTTTTTGCAAAATCGTTTTTTCAATGTAGTACTTGGTTCGCTCGCTAATATTATTCGTTCTGTACCGTATATCATTTTGCTTGTTGCACTTATTCCATTGACTAAGCTTCTGGCTGGTACGACAATTGGCCCGGGTGCAGCATCGGTATCACTGTCAGCAGCAGCGATTCCGTTCTTTGCCCGTCTTGTTGAGTCATCGCTTCGTGAAGTAGATAAAGGTGTAATTGAAGCAGCAATTGCTTCTGGTGCAAGTCCGTGGTTGATCATTCGTGAGGTATTGTTGCCGGAAGCACGTCCGAGTATTGTGCTTGCCCTGACGGTAACGATTATTAGCTTGCTTGGCTACACGGCAATGGCTGGTATTGTCGGCGGCGGTGGGATTGGTGATTTGGCGATTCGCTTTGGTTACTACCGATTCCAGACAGAAGTGATGGTTGCGACCGTAGCGATTCTCGTTATTTTGGTGCAGGTGATTCAGTTTACTGGTGACCGTGTAGCCCGTGCGATTGATAAACGATAA